Proteins from a single region of Deltaproteobacteria bacterium GWC2_55_46:
- a CDS encoding DNA (cytosine-5-)-methyltransferase, producing the protein MSIKAIDFFCGAGGMTRGLLDAGINVIAGFDKDERCCSTYEYNNSGTRFVHTDIKKVDVKELKRLARTDSFRDMLFAGCAPCQPFSQQRKGKKRLQSATLLSEFGRLVEAALPGQVLIENVPGIAKVPGNSTFRRFLRLLERNGYQYVYEVLDAKQYGVPQNRRRLVMIAMRGIKPSLPKPKYGPSLLPFKTVYQAISHFPPIRAGECHPGIPNHVSASVAPLNMERLRNTPHDGGDRRVWPEHLRLECHKKNYEGHTDVYGRMAWNAPAPTLTGRCHSISNGRYGHPTQDRAISLREAAALQSYPDGYVFLGCNTHIALQIGNSVPVRLAEELGKQILQLRSRGKLQLVETTTYPAFP; encoded by the coding sequence ATGTCTATTAAAGCCATTGATTTTTTTTGTGGTGCAGGCGGGATGACTCGCGGCCTTCTGGACGCGGGTATTAACGTCATTGCCGGGTTTGACAAAGACGAAAGATGTTGCTCCACATATGAATATAACAACTCTGGCACACGGTTTGTCCACACTGACATAAAGAAAGTTGATGTGAAGGAATTGAAAAGGCTCGCACGGACAGATTCTTTTCGGGATATGCTTTTTGCCGGATGTGCTCCGTGTCAGCCATTCAGTCAACAGCGCAAGGGTAAGAAGCGTTTGCAATCTGCCACACTGCTGAGCGAGTTCGGCAGATTGGTCGAAGCCGCCTTGCCTGGGCAGGTTCTTATCGAAAATGTTCCGGGGATTGCCAAAGTTCCAGGGAATAGTACTTTTCGTAGGTTCTTGAGACTACTTGAAAGAAATGGATATCAGTACGTTTACGAAGTGCTCGATGCGAAGCAATATGGCGTGCCTCAAAATCGTCGCCGCTTGGTTATGATTGCTATGAGAGGCATTAAACCCTCGTTGCCCAAACCGAAATACGGACCGTCACTTCTGCCATTCAAGACGGTTTATCAGGCGATTTCTCATTTTCCTCCCATCAGAGCAGGGGAATGCCACCCAGGCATTCCAAACCATGTGTCGGCTTCGGTAGCCCCTTTGAATATGGAACGTCTCCGTAATACGCCACATGATGGCGGCGATAGGCGAGTCTGGCCGGAACATCTCCGGCTCGAATGCCATAAAAAGAACTATGAAGGTCACACGGATGTGTACGGAAGAATGGCATGGAATGCACCCGCCCCTACTCTGACAGGCCGATGTCACAGCATTTCCAATGGAAGATACGGACATCCGACTCAGGATAGAGCGATTAGTCTGCGCGAAGCTGCCGCTCTTCAGTCATACCCTGATGGATATGTTTTCTTAGGTTGTAACACGCATATTGCGCTTCAGATTGGAAATTCGGTTCCGGTTCGGTTGGCGGAAGAACTTGGCAAGCAAATCCTACAATTACGTAGCAGGGGGAAGCTCCAGCTTGTCGAAACTACTACATACCCAGCTTTTCCATAG
- a CDS encoding histidine kinase, whose translation MLVHEIRNRTTAFGSFLEFIKSRFGPFKDKDLAGEYSCADDAVNSLETLADTFSPLASRSFRRRKRNSVLEERIRECLTLLSGEIKRNNINYHVPDTATHVEVDPGELDAILLNLITNASYWLSQVPKEKRKLEFRLVIINEDTRVRVWVHDTGPGLHEDDVEKVFWPGVTRKPGGIGMGLTVASELVAQYGGRMSVKHPGTIGGASFAFDLPLKDTREGRR comes from the coding sequence ATGCTTGTTCATGAGATAAGGAACAGAACAACTGCTTTCGGAAGTTTTCTTGAGTTTATCAAGAGCAGATTCGGGCCGTTTAAGGACAAGGATCTCGCTGGAGAGTATAGTTGCGCTGACGATGCCGTTAACTCGCTGGAAACACTTGCCGATACGTTTTCCCCGCTGGCAAGTCGATCTTTCAGACGCAGAAAGCGCAATTCCGTCCTGGAGGAACGCATACGGGAGTGCCTTACACTCCTGAGTGGTGAAATCAAACGAAATAACATTAATTATCATGTGCCTGACACAGCGACCCATGTTGAGGTAGACCCCGGTGAACTCGATGCGATTTTATTGAATCTTATCACCAACGCATCCTACTGGCTGAGCCAGGTTCCAAAGGAGAAACGTAAACTTGAATTTCGGCTTGTAATCATCAATGAGGATACGCGTGTCAGGGTATGGGTTCACGATACCGGACCAGGCCTGCATGAAGATGATGTCGAAAAGGTCTTCTGGCCTGGCGTTACCAGGAAACCCGGCGGAATCGGCATGGGGCTTACCGTCGCATCGGAGTTGGTGGCGCAATACGGTGGTCGCATGTCTGTTAAACACCCCGGGACAATAGGCGGAGCATCTTTTGCTTTCGATCTGCCGCTGAAGGATACACGAGAAGGTAGGAGGTAA
- a CDS encoding transcriptional regulator: protein MLLINLKALIERKSAVEGRKITYRTIEEATGIKKLTLTRIATNQGYNIKRKDLERLLIYFDCEPNDLMTLIKGKKPKKG, encoded by the coding sequence ATGCTACTTATAAACCTAAAGGCTTTGATAGAGCGGAAAAGCGCCGTGGAGGGACGGAAGATCACCTATCGGACTATCGAAGAAGCTACCGGCATTAAGAAGCTCACACTTACAAGAATAGCCACTAACCAGGGCTACAACATTAAACGCAAGGACTTGGAAAGACTCCTGATTTATTTTGACTGTGAACCCAATGATTTGATGACGTTGATAAAGGGCAAAAAGCCTAAAAAAGGATAA
- a CDS encoding very short patch repair endonuclease — protein MPERISKLKRSQIMRAVKSKRNISTELALIEILKTFKIRGWRRNYILFGSPDFVFPKKKIVIFADGCFWHGHKCRNTKPASNIEYWNDKLKRNKKRDRLVTKELISRGWQVIRIWECTIKSKSKLPSKLVRFLSELQK, from the coding sequence ATGCCCGAGAGAATCTCGAAACTTAAGCGTTCTCAAATAATGAGGGCTGTAAAATCAAAGCGCAATATTTCAACAGAGCTTGCGCTTATAGAAATTCTCAAAACCTTCAAAATACGAGGATGGCGAAGGAATTACATTCTTTTTGGCAGCCCTGATTTCGTCTTTCCGAAGAAGAAAATCGTGATTTTTGCGGACGGCTGTTTTTGGCATGGACATAAATGTCGTAATACAAAACCCGCCTCAAACATCGAATATTGGAATGACAAATTGAAAAGAAACAAAAAAAGGGATCGCCTTGTTACGAAAGAACTGATAAGTCGAGGCTGGCAAGTAATTAGAATTTGGGAATGTACTATTAAGTCAAAAAGCAAATTGCCTTCCAAACTCGTTCGTTTTTTAAGCGAACTTCAAAAATGA
- a CDS encoding 2'-deoxycytidine 5'-triphosphate deaminase, which yields MSEKKQGVFSCQTITRAIARKHVASMGLPIEEAQVQPASMDLRLGPKAYRLISSFLPEENGVMERIHTHDVYGSDLVMYETDISNGGILERGHVYLVPLIEELNLPRDVRGRANPKSTTGRLDIFARVLTDRNPRFDDIACGYKGGLYLEVMPRSFTIKVKEGLSLVQLRLIRGECALTDSKLKALHKDSRLLFNGEDHLAQEDIKVSKGLFMSVDLSGANPDGIIGYKSKKNSHVVDLTKKNHYNIADFWEPIHRNSKGTLILEPEEFYILSSKEKIRIPPRYAAEMVAYEAGSGELRTHYAGFFDPGFGFGGKGEVKGTKAVLEVRAHDVPFMIGDGQTFCKLFFERMAEVPDKVYGPRIGSSYQYQSITLSKQFKSL from the coding sequence ATGTCTGAAAAAAAACAGGGCGTATTCAGCTGCCAGACTATAACCAGGGCCATAGCCCGCAAGCACGTCGCCTCAATGGGCCTCCCCATCGAAGAAGCGCAGGTCCAGCCCGCGAGCATGGACTTGAGGCTCGGGCCAAAGGCGTACAGGCTCATATCGAGCTTCCTGCCCGAAGAGAACGGCGTCATGGAAAGGATACACACCCATGACGTCTACGGCTCGGACCTCGTCATGTACGAGACCGACATCTCTAACGGCGGCATCCTTGAGCGTGGGCACGTATACCTCGTTCCCCTCATAGAGGAATTAAACCTGCCCAGGGACGTACGCGGCAGGGCAAACCCGAAATCAACCACAGGCCGCCTCGATATATTCGCCAGGGTGCTGACCGACAGGAACCCCAGGTTCGACGACATAGCCTGCGGCTACAAGGGCGGCCTTTACCTCGAGGTCATGCCCAGGTCCTTTACCATCAAGGTGAAGGAAGGGCTCTCGCTCGTCCAGCTCCGCCTCATACGCGGCGAGTGCGCGCTTACGGACTCGAAGCTTAAAGCGCTTCACAAGGACTCGCGCCTTCTCTTCAATGGCGAAGACCACCTCGCCCAGGAAGATATAAAGGTGTCGAAGGGCCTGTTTATGTCGGTAGACTTGAGCGGGGCCAACCCGGATGGCATAATCGGGTACAAATCCAAGAAGAACAGCCACGTCGTAGACCTCACCAAGAAGAACCACTACAACATCGCCGACTTCTGGGAACCGATACACCGGAACAGCAAAGGTACGCTCATACTCGAACCCGAGGAGTTCTACATCCTTTCGTCAAAGGAGAAGATAAGGATACCCCCCAGGTACGCAGCCGAGATGGTCGCCTATGAAGCGGGCTCAGGAGAACTTCGCACCCATTACGCCGGCTTCTTCGACCCGGGCTTCGGCTTCGGCGGCAAGGGCGAGGTAAAGGGCACGAAAGCGGTCCTCGAGGTGCGTGCGCACGACGTGCCGTTCATGATCGGCGACGGGCAGACCTTCTGCAAGCTCTTCTTCGAGCGCATGGCCGAGGTGCCGGACAAGGTCTATGGCCCCAGGATAGGCTCGTCCTATCAATATCAGAGCATAACGCTCAGCAAGCAGTTCAAAAGTTTATGA
- a CDS encoding DNA (cytosine-5-)-methyltransferase, whose product MKPKIRFIDLFAGIGGFRIAADEFFRNHRIKAKCVFSCEIDSHCRTAYSSNFGDNPFPDITKKDPKDIPEHEILFAGFPCQPFSIIGNGKGFDDARGTLFFEIAKILKEQKPKAFILENVKRFVNHNNGQTLKRILETLRGLDYEVDYKVLNALDFGLPQKRERVFIVGFYKPRSPVLFTWPQKHYLFTPLSDILETNVHPKHFASEKILLKRKTMHKSKYKPAIWHENKAGNISSYPFSCALRAGASYNYLLVNGERRLTPREMLRLQGFPDSFKTVVPDSQVRKQAGNSVPVNVVKAVLESVWHKLKNELDLIKKNSSKETHGRRKNTAIENRF is encoded by the coding sequence ATGAAACCTAAAATAAGGTTCATCGACTTATTCGCAGGAATCGGCGGCTTTAGAATCGCTGCGGACGAGTTTTTTCGCAACCACCGCATCAAAGCCAAATGCGTTTTCTCTTGCGAAATCGATTCGCATTGCAGGACTGCATATTCCTCGAATTTTGGCGACAACCCCTTCCCGGATATAACAAAAAAAGACCCAAAAGACATCCCTGAACATGAAATTCTTTTTGCAGGCTTTCCTTGTCAGCCGTTCAGCATTATCGGCAACGGGAAAGGTTTCGACGATGCAAGGGGCACCCTTTTCTTCGAAATAGCCAAAATCTTAAAAGAACAAAAGCCAAAAGCTTTTATTTTGGAAAATGTAAAAAGATTTGTGAATCACAACAATGGTCAAACATTGAAAAGAATTCTGGAAACATTAAGGGGATTAGATTATGAGGTGGATTATAAAGTTTTAAATGCGCTTGATTTCGGCTTACCTCAAAAAAGAGAGCGAGTCTTTATAGTGGGTTTTTACAAGCCAAGATCGCCTGTTTTATTTACATGGCCTCAAAAACATTATCTTTTCACGCCGCTATCTGACATCTTGGAAACAAATGTCCATCCAAAGCATTTTGCTTCTGAAAAAATTCTACTAAAACGCAAAACCATGCACAAATCAAAATATAAGCCTGCGATATGGCATGAGAACAAGGCTGGCAATATAAGTTCGTATCCCTTTTCATGTGCCTTAAGAGCTGGAGCTTCATACAATTATTTATTAGTTAATGGCGAACGTAGATTGACGCCGAGGGAGATGCTCAGATTGCAAGGCTTTCCTGATTCTTTTAAAACGGTCGTCCCGGATTCGCAAGTCAGAAAGCAAGCAGGGAATTCTGTGCCGGTAAATGTCGTTAAAGCTGTTTTAGAATCCGTTTGGCACAAACTAAAAAACGAACTGGATTTAATTAAAAAGAACTCATCGAAGGAAACCCATGGCAGAAGAAAAAACACCGCGATTGAGAACCGTTTTTAA
- a CDS encoding outer membrane lipoprotein carrier protein LolA — translation MIKSFITIFSLIIIAPSIAAADEASRIVARLQQAYEAISTVQASFTQEVSSKGLKQKQLSSGRVWFKKPGKMRWEYASPEGDLIVSDGRTFWLYQSDLNQVIEQKIAGAASSMATDFLSGVGELNRDFHIALAGSEEGFYRLKLTPKKAEPSLKALLLDVDKGSFLIKRSSVADNFGTETIIELNDIKTNEPLKDKLFKFTPPKGAQVVRPLK, via the coding sequence ATGATAAAGAGCTTTATCACCATATTTTCGCTCATCATCATTGCGCCCTCTATCGCGGCGGCTGATGAGGCTTCAAGGATAGTCGCCAGGCTCCAGCAGGCCTACGAGGCGATCTCAACCGTGCAGGCCTCTTTTACGCAGGAGGTATCCTCAAAGGGGCTTAAGCAGAAACAGCTCTCGAGCGGCAGGGTCTGGTTCAAGAAGCCCGGCAAGATGCGCTGGGAGTACGCCTCCCCCGAAGGCGACCTCATAGTGAGCGACGGCAGGACGTTCTGGCTCTACCAGAGCGATCTTAACCAGGTCATTGAACAAAAGATCGCGGGCGCGGCCTCTTCGATGGCTACCGATTTCCTCTCCGGCGTGGGAGAGCTCAACAGGGACTTCCACATAGCCCTCGCGGGCTCCGAGGAAGGCTTCTACAGGCTTAAGCTCACCCCGAAAAAGGCAGAGCCCAGCTTAAAGGCGCTTCTCCTTGACGTGGACAAGGGAAGCTTCCTTATAAAAAGGAGTTCGGTGGCAGACAACTTCGGGACAGAGACCATTATAGAGCTCAACGATATAAAGACCAACGAGCCCTTAAAAGACAAGCTCTTCAAGTTCACGCCGCCAAAGGGCGCCCAGGTAGTGCGGCCCCTGAAATAA
- a CDS encoding SAM-dependent methyltransferase produces the protein MPRAKDSKQPLTTAQQLGSLVKSARDIMRKDKGLNGDLDRLPMLTWIMFLKFLDDMESIREQEAVLSGKRFRPAIEPPYRWRDWASKEDGITGDELIAFVNNDEAMRPDGKRGPGLFSYLRTLQGANGGDRRDVVATVFKGTVNRMINGYLLRDVINKVNGIHFTSSDEIHTLGHLYESMLKEMRDAAGDSGEFYTPRAVVRFMVDALDPRLGETVLDPACGTGGFIVEAFNHLEKQCKTVKDRELLQTGSIRGGEAKNLPYLLAQMNLLLHGLESPQIDPGNALRFPLKEIGDKDRVDIIITNPPFGGEEEKGILSNFPPEKQTAETALLFLQLIMRKLKRPGYGSEYGGRAGVVVPNGTLFGDGVCARIKEELLKDFNLHTIIRLPNGVFAPYTGIPTNLLFFDRSGPTKEVWYYEHPLPTGKKNYTKTQPIQFDEFKPCLAWWKNRKKNELAWKVPVKSIIENGFNLDIKNPNSKQDFEHMPPEKLVEDIVKKEERILEIMAEIRQVLKKGI, from the coding sequence ATGCCAAGAGCTAAGGACAGCAAACAGCCATTAACTACCGCCCAGCAGCTTGGCAGTCTCGTAAAATCCGCCCGTGACATAATGAGGAAAGACAAGGGGCTGAATGGCGATCTTGACCGTCTGCCCATGCTTACCTGGATCATGTTCCTCAAATTCCTTGACGATATGGAGAGCATCAGGGAGCAGGAAGCTGTTCTTTCGGGCAAAAGGTTCCGTCCAGCCATAGAGCCGCCTTACCGTTGGCGCGACTGGGCCTCAAAAGAGGACGGGATTACGGGCGATGAGCTTATAGCATTTGTAAACAATGATGAGGCGATGCGTCCGGACGGGAAGCGCGGCCCGGGTCTTTTTTCCTATCTCCGTACTTTGCAGGGCGCAAACGGGGGAGACAGGCGCGATGTTGTAGCGACGGTATTCAAGGGCACCGTAAACCGCATGATAAATGGCTATCTGTTGCGGGATGTAATCAATAAGGTCAACGGCATCCATTTTACATCTTCCGATGAGATACACACTCTTGGACACCTTTATGAGTCAATGCTCAAGGAGATGCGGGACGCCGCCGGAGATTCCGGCGAGTTCTATACACCCCGTGCGGTTGTCCGTTTTATGGTTGATGCTTTAGACCCGCGTCTCGGTGAAACAGTTCTTGACCCGGCGTGCGGCACAGGCGGATTTATAGTGGAGGCGTTCAATCATCTCGAAAAGCAGTGCAAGACGGTTAAAGACCGCGAGTTATTGCAGACCGGAAGCATTCGTGGAGGAGAAGCAAAAAATCTTCCATATCTCCTTGCCCAGATGAACCTGCTTTTGCATGGCCTTGAATCCCCGCAGATAGACCCTGGCAACGCACTCCGCTTTCCTCTTAAAGAGATAGGGGACAAGGACCGCGTCGATATCATAATCACCAACCCGCCTTTTGGCGGTGAGGAGGAAAAGGGCATACTTTCAAATTTTCCTCCGGAGAAGCAGACCGCCGAGACAGCGCTTCTTTTTCTTCAGCTCATCATGCGTAAGCTCAAACGGCCTGGTTACGGCTCCGAATATGGAGGGCGGGCAGGCGTGGTCGTTCCGAACGGCACCCTTTTCGGGGATGGCGTCTGCGCAAGGATAAAAGAAGAGCTCCTCAAGGACTTTAATCTCCATACTATTATCCGCCTTCCAAACGGAGTATTCGCGCCTTATACAGGCATACCGACCAACCTTCTTTTCTTTGACCGTTCCGGCCCTACAAAAGAGGTATGGTATTACGAGCACCCCTTGCCAACAGGGAAAAAGAACTATACCAAGACCCAGCCCATCCAGTTTGATGAATTCAAGCCTTGCCTTGCTTGGTGGAAGAACCGCAAGAAAAATGAGCTGGCCTGGAAGGTGCCGGTCAAGAGTATCATTGAAAATGGGTTTAACCTCGATATCAAAAATCCGAACAGCAAGCAGGATTTTGAGCACATGCCGCCCGAGAAGCTGGTGGAAGATATCGTAAAGAAGGAAGAACGCATTCTGGAGATTATGGCTGAGATAAGACAGGTTCTGAAAAAGGGAATTTAG
- a CDS encoding DEAD/DEAH box helicase — translation MFNEADTCRKFVVPKLVEAGWDNDPHSFTEQKTFTDGRIVVAGTRVRRRPQKRADYLLRYTRDFPLAIVEAKAHYKAPGDGLQQAKDYAEILGLKFAYSTNGHDIIEFDYFSGKELQLKSFPTPEELWKRLRIGHGLDEDSTANLLLTPYDHSSGKTPRYYQDIAINRAVQAVLQGKRRILLTMATGTGKTVVAFQICTKLWNARWNRTGDYRRPKILYLADRNILVDDPKDKTFAPFGDARWKIENGEANKAREMYFATYQAIARDDRRPGLYKEYSPDFFDLVIVDECHRGSASDESNWREILEYFKTAYQLGMTATPLCDDNRDTYGYFGNPIYQYSLKQGIEDGFLAPYRVHRVITTFDAAGWRPSQGELDRYGREIPDGEYHTKDFERVVALRARTEAMARHLTEFLRKTDRFAKTIVFCVNQEHADEMRRALNNLNADLVQRHPDYVCRVTSDEGDIGRGYLSKFQELETNTPVILTTSQLLTTGVDAPTCKNVVLARVINSMTEFKQIIGRGTRVRDDYGKLYFSIVDYTGSATRLFADPAFDGEPSLISEQVVDEAGQVTKEEVTESEDILDEGIVIDIKPPLITEPPTAEPKRYYVDNGFVEVTTHLVYELDPDGKQLRVVKFTDYAAEKVRMLYPNAAEVQTLWADPVQRSEIIAKLEERGINFDDLAESANQPDADPFDLLCHIAFNSPLRTRRERADRLRKDKKDFFDQFGPEAKAILNELLEKYAEHGTAQFVIPDVLKVPPISEHGNTLEIAAMFGGPERLRDAVNQMQTLLYAD, via the coding sequence ATGTTTAACGAAGCCGATACCTGCCGAAAATTTGTAGTTCCCAAGCTAGTTGAGGCTGGGTGGGATAACGACCCGCACTCCTTTACGGAGCAGAAGACCTTTACTGACGGCAGAATCGTAGTTGCCGGAACCAGGGTAAGGCGTCGCCCCCAAAAGAGGGCTGACTATCTCTTGCGATATACTCGCGACTTCCCTTTGGCTATCGTAGAAGCCAAGGCCCATTACAAAGCTCCTGGCGATGGACTACAGCAGGCCAAGGACTATGCTGAAATCCTCGGGCTGAAGTTTGCCTATTCGACCAACGGCCACGACATCATAGAATTTGACTATTTTAGCGGCAAGGAGCTTCAGCTTAAGTCATTTCCTACGCCCGAAGAGCTCTGGAAACGTCTTCGCATTGGCCATGGCCTTGATGAAGATTCAACCGCCAACCTGCTTCTTACACCTTATGACCATTCAAGCGGGAAAACTCCGCGTTATTATCAGGATATTGCTATAAACAGGGCTGTCCAGGCGGTTCTACAAGGCAAACGTCGCATCCTTTTGACCATGGCCACAGGCACTGGAAAAACGGTGGTTGCCTTTCAGATATGCACGAAGCTCTGGAACGCCCGTTGGAACCGCACAGGAGATTACCGCCGCCCTAAAATCCTTTACCTCGCTGATAGAAATATTCTGGTGGACGATCCAAAGGATAAGACATTCGCGCCCTTCGGCGATGCCCGCTGGAAGATAGAAAACGGTGAAGCGAATAAGGCCCGCGAGATGTACTTTGCTACTTATCAGGCTATCGCGAGAGATGACCGAAGGCCTGGGCTTTACAAAGAGTACTCTCCGGATTTTTTTGATCTCGTCATCGTAGATGAGTGTCATCGCGGCAGCGCAAGTGATGAAAGCAACTGGCGGGAGATCCTTGAGTATTTTAAAACAGCCTATCAACTTGGCATGACGGCCACACCCCTTTGCGACGACAACAGGGACACCTACGGTTATTTTGGCAATCCCATATATCAATACAGCCTCAAGCAGGGGATAGAAGACGGTTTCCTGGCTCCCTACCGTGTCCACCGGGTGATTACGACTTTCGATGCTGCTGGCTGGCGTCCCAGTCAGGGGGAGCTTGACAGGTATGGCCGTGAAATACCTGACGGAGAATACCACACAAAGGATTTTGAGAGGGTTGTTGCTTTGCGGGCTCGTACCGAAGCTATGGCAAGACATTTGACAGAGTTTCTGAGAAAAACAGACCGCTTTGCCAAGACGATAGTTTTTTGCGTTAACCAGGAACATGCAGATGAAATGCGCCGCGCTCTTAATAACCTGAATGCAGACCTTGTTCAGCGGCATCCTGACTATGTATGCAGGGTTACCTCTGATGAAGGTGATATCGGGCGCGGATACTTAAGTAAATTCCAGGAGCTTGAGACAAATACGCCGGTAATACTAACAACATCACAGCTACTTACCACAGGGGTTGACGCACCGACCTGTAAAAATGTCGTCCTTGCCAGGGTAATCAACTCCATGACCGAGTTCAAACAGATAATAGGCAGGGGCACTCGCGTCAGGGATGACTACGGGAAGCTCTACTTCAGCATCGTTGATTACACTGGGAGCGCAACAAGGCTTTTTGCCGACCCTGCCTTTGACGGGGAGCCTTCGCTTATAAGCGAGCAGGTGGTAGATGAGGCCGGACAGGTAACAAAAGAAGAGGTTACCGAGTCAGAGGATATCTTGGATGAAGGAATAGTTATAGATATAAAGCCTCCTCTCATCACAGAGCCGCCCACTGCAGAACCGAAAAGATACTATGTTGATAATGGTTTTGTAGAGGTTACCACCCATCTTGTTTACGAACTTGACCCTGATGGAAAACAGCTCCGTGTTGTCAAGTTCACCGACTATGCCGCGGAGAAGGTCCGAATGCTGTACCCGAATGCTGCTGAGGTGCAGACATTATGGGCCGACCCTGTCCAACGCTCAGAAATCATAGCAAAACTTGAAGAGCGGGGGATAAACTTCGATGACCTGGCTGAATCTGCAAATCAGCCTGACGCTGACCCGTTCGATCTCCTTTGTCATATAGCCTTTAACTCGCCGCTACGCACAAGGCGGGAGCGGGCCGACCGGTTGCGTAAAGACAAGAAGGACTTCTTTGACCAGTTCGGGCCTGAAGCAAAGGCCATACTTAATGAGCTTTTGGAAAAATACGCGGAGCACGGCACGGCTCAGTTCGTTATCCCTGATGTTCTCAAAGTACCGCCAATATCGGAACATGGAAATACTTTGGAGATTGCCGCGATGTTTGGCGGGCCGGAAAGATTGAGGGATGCCGTAAATCAAATGCAAACGCTTCTTTATGCGGACTAA
- a CDS encoding arginine--tRNA ligase, producing MRAGVAGIVAGAIEAARGDGIVTVEKLPEVLLDRPKKEEFGDFSTNIAMLLAPLEKKQPREIAKAVAERISAHPDVEKCEVAGPGFINIFLKRTFWLSILENIIGKGAQFGRSDAGGRKKVQVEFVSANPTGPLHIGHGRGAAVGDSLARILKAAGYEVTKEYYINDAGRQVYTLGESVRLRVEELKGQKVEFPQDYYKGEYIKDIAKEYLAKYGEGGAGAPGYKDYGSAAMLDMIRRDLEAFGITFDVWFSEKSLDDTGKVAGAIEAIKEKGYIYESEGAVWFRTTDFGDDKDRVLIKADGERTYFASDIAYHRDKAERGYDALVNIWGADHHGYEGRIRAVMRALGYDDSALKVIFIQLVALLRKGVPVPMGKREGEFVTLRQVMDEVGSDACRFFFLMRRPDAQLDFDLELAKSQAPENPVYYVQYCHARIKSIIGFAAEKGIRVPEHFDAKLLSRLDGKEETELIKRLGAFEELVERSAFAMEPHRITFYLMELAGLFHPYYNKTRVVTDDPEQTGARLLLCRAVATVVANGLALLGVSAPDKM from the coding sequence ATGAGGGCAGGTGTTGCGGGGATAGTCGCGGGCGCGATAGAGGCCGCGAGGGGCGATGGGATTGTAACGGTAGAGAAGCTGCCGGAGGTCCTTCTCGACAGGCCGAAGAAGGAGGAGTTCGGCGATTTTTCGACTAACATCGCGATGCTCCTGGCCCCGCTTGAGAAAAAGCAGCCCAGAGAAATAGCAAAGGCCGTTGCCGAGAGGATCTCCGCCCATCCGGACGTGGAAAAGTGCGAGGTCGCTGGTCCCGGCTTTATAAATATCTTCCTCAAGAGGACCTTCTGGCTCTCCATCCTTGAGAATATCATCGGGAAGGGCGCCCAGTTCGGCAGGAGTGATGCCGGGGGCAGGAAGAAGGTCCAGGTCGAGTTCGTAAGCGCCAACCCCACGGGCCCGCTGCACATAGGCCACGGCAGGGGCGCGGCCGTGGGCGATTCTTTAGCCCGGATATTAAAGGCCGCGGGGTACGAGGTCACAAAAGAATATTATATAAACGACGCCGGAAGGCAGGTGTATACGCTCGGCGAATCGGTCCGCCTCCGCGTGGAAGAGCTTAAGGGGCAGAAGGTCGAGTTCCCGCAGGACTACTATAAGGGCGAGTACATAAAGGATATCGCAAAGGAGTACCTCGCGAAGTACGGAGAAGGTGGAGCTGGCGCGCCAGGCTACAAGGACTACGGCTCTGCGGCGATGCTCGATATGATAAGGCGCGACCTCGAAGCCTTCGGCATCACCTTTGACGTCTGGTTCAGTGAAAAGAGCCTTGATGACACAGGCAAGGTGGCAGGCGCCATAGAGGCCATCAAGGAGAAGGGGTACATATACGAATCCGAGGGGGCGGTCTGGTTCAGGACGACGGATTTCGGGGATGACAAGGACAGGGTGCTCATAAAGGCCGACGGCGAGAGGACTTATTTCGCCTCTGACATAGCCTATCACAGGGACAAGGCCGAGCGGGGCTATGACGCCCTTGTGAATATCTGGGGCGCAGACCACCACGGCTACGAGGGCAGGATAAGGGCGGTGATGCGCGCCCTCGGCTACGACGACTCGGCGCTCAAGGTCATCTTCATACAGCTTGTGGCCCTTCTGAGGAAGGGCGTGCCGGTGCCCATGGGCAAGAGGGAGGGCGAGTTCGTAACGCTTCGGCAGGTGATGGACGAGGTCGGCTCTGACGCGTGCCGCTTCTTCTTCTTGATGAGGCGGCCTGACGCGCAGCTCGACTTCGACCTTGAGCTTGCCAAGAGCCAGGCACCTGAAAACCCGGTCTACTATGTCCAGTATTGCCATGCCCGCATAAAGAGCATCATCGGCTTTGCCGCTGAAAAGGGCATAAGAGTACCTGAACATTTCGACGCGAAGCTCCTCTCAAGGCTCGACGGCAAGGAGGAGACGGAGCTCATTAAGCGCCTTGGCGCCTTTGAAGAGCTGGTCGAAAGAAGCGCCTTCGCCATGGAGCCCCACAGGATAACTTTCTACCTTATGGAGCTTGCGGGCCTCTTCCATCCTTATTACAACAAGACCAGGGTCGTAACCGACGACCCGGAGCAGACCGGGGCGAGGCTCCTTCTTTGCAGGGCGGTGGCGACGGTTGTAGCCAACGGCCTTGCCCTCCTCGGTGTGTCAGCGCCGGATAAGATGTAG